A single genomic interval of Natronoarchaeum philippinense harbors:
- the flaJ gene encoding archaellar assembly protein FlaJ, translated as MATSSDTATATDATQTEEGDSVDLKEAIRSLVLAYEHMDMSIRRYLLTVLLPSVVGAGAVMISPLFIPIPGVATGPVIMLALLLPFVAIVYPKLMQDRKQQQVRERFHLFITHITVLSTTNIDRVEVFRTLSKEDEYKAIATEMGHIVALIDTWNQSLDDACRFRARRVSSPLMRDFLERLAYTVGAGQPMSEFLLSEQDNILRNFTTRYENQLDRLSVMKDVYLSVINSTTFGLVFAILLPFLIGIDPMIALSSVITLFFFVQLAFLYVMNNVAPQDPVWSHADGIALDRNVRLRIALIVGTGLALLLAAVTYLALDGVLPDGGLPDAIWMAVPFTPLLIPGLVIRREESRVKERDGEFPSFIRALGAVESVKQSSSSSVLSSLRRKDFGALTDNVNDLYKRLAMQINSTLAWRYFAAETGSYLIQKFSDMYVVGRRMGGEPRQLGDLIETNFTQVLNLRQMRTQETGTIIGVIYGITATSTFAFFVGLEIVNLLKNITADMELSQAGMGALLHPQVYDVPEIRFYLFVAVILNAFLSSMMIRIIDRGHSLNALTHFVAMVWMSAIISWVTTVLMSAIISV; from the coding sequence ATGGCGACTAGCTCCGACACGGCGACGGCGACCGACGCGACCCAGACAGAGGAGGGTGACTCGGTCGATCTCAAGGAGGCGATCCGGTCGCTGGTACTCGCCTACGAGCACATGGACATGTCGATCCGTCGGTACCTTCTCACCGTGTTGCTGCCGTCGGTCGTCGGCGCCGGTGCGGTGATGATCTCGCCGCTGTTCATACCGATCCCCGGCGTGGCGACGGGACCGGTGATCATGCTCGCGCTCCTGTTGCCGTTCGTCGCAATCGTCTACCCCAAGCTGATGCAGGACCGAAAGCAACAGCAGGTCCGCGAGCGCTTTCATTTGTTTATCACTCATATCACGGTGCTGTCGACGACCAACATCGACCGCGTGGAGGTGTTTCGTACGCTCTCGAAGGAAGACGAGTACAAAGCGATTGCCACCGAGATGGGCCACATCGTCGCGCTGATCGACACGTGGAACCAGAGTCTCGACGACGCGTGTCGGTTCCGCGCTCGGCGCGTCTCCAGCCCGCTCATGCGGGACTTCCTCGAACGGTTAGCCTACACCGTCGGCGCGGGCCAGCCCATGTCGGAGTTCCTGCTGTCCGAGCAGGACAACATCCTCCGGAACTTCACGACGCGGTACGAGAACCAACTCGATCGCCTGAGCGTGATGAAAGACGTCTACCTCTCGGTGATCAACTCGACGACGTTCGGGCTGGTCTTTGCAATCTTGCTCCCGTTCCTGATCGGGATCGACCCGATGATCGCCCTCTCGAGCGTCATTACGCTGTTTTTCTTCGTCCAACTAGCGTTCCTGTACGTGATGAACAACGTCGCACCACAGGACCCGGTGTGGAGTCACGCCGACGGCATCGCGCTGGATCGCAACGTCCGGCTTCGCATCGCGCTGATCGTCGGAACGGGGCTTGCGTTGTTGCTCGCGGCGGTGACCTACCTCGCGCTCGACGGCGTGCTCCCGGACGGCGGGCTTCCCGACGCGATCTGGATGGCGGTACCGTTTACCCCGCTTTTGATTCCGGGGCTCGTAATCCGGCGCGAGGAGAGCCGCGTCAAAGAGCGCGACGGCGAGTTCCCCTCGTTCATCCGAGCGCTCGGGGCCGTCGAGAGCGTCAAGCAGAGTTCCTCGTCGTCGGTGCTGTCGAGCCTCCGGCGCAAGGACTTCGGCGCACTGACCGACAACGTCAACGACCTGTACAAGCGCCTTGCGATGCAGATCAACTCGACGCTCGCTTGGCGGTACTTCGCCGCCGAGACGGGATCGTACCTGATCCAGAAGTTCAGCGACATGTACGTCGTCGGCCGCCGAATGGGCGGCGAGCCGCGTCAGCTGGGTGACCTCATCGAGACGAACTTCACGCAGGTGCTGAACCTCCGCCAGATGCGAACCCAAGAGACCGGCACGATTATCGGCGTCATCTACGGCATCACCGCGACCAGTACGTTCGCCTTTTTCGTCGGGTTGGAGATCGTGAACCTCCTCAAAAACATCACCGCCGACATGGAACTGAGTCAGGCCGGCATGGGCGCGCTGTTGCACCCGCAGGTGTACGACGTGCCCGAGATCCGCTTTTACCTGTTCGTCGCGGTGATTCTCAACGCCTTCCTGTCGTCGATGATGATCCGAATTATCGACCGCGGGCACTCGCTCAACGCGCTGACACACTTCGTCGCGATGGTCTGGATGAGCGCCATCATCTCGTGGGTTACCACGGTGCTGATGTCGGCGATCATCTCGGTCTGA
- a CDS encoding FlaD/FlaE family flagellar protein, protein MEHLSQHHSAPSTGGPHLESLDGTAAEQVTAMAWARYLGSAFGSSGAIRALRYYRDVRWISEEVYNTMVDYVRGLSVDELTGDEAIDRETSVESLRDTPYERHARSLEFVAAIAGDSIERDLTTLRLGDEAMGAVGGLGGNDDSSGSVPKENQCAATTADGEACTRPALGDSEFCHEHHDDADASDE, encoded by the coding sequence GTGGAACATTTGAGCCAGCATCACTCGGCGCCGTCGACAGGCGGTCCACATCTGGAGAGCCTCGACGGCACGGCCGCAGAGCAGGTCACGGCGATGGCGTGGGCCCGATATCTCGGGAGCGCCTTCGGATCCAGCGGCGCGATCCGCGCGTTGCGGTACTACCGCGACGTGCGTTGGATCAGCGAGGAGGTGTACAACACGATGGTCGACTACGTGCGCGGGCTCTCGGTCGACGAGCTGACCGGCGACGAGGCGATCGACCGCGAGACCAGCGTCGAGTCGCTTCGGGACACGCCCTACGAGCGACACGCGCGCTCGCTGGAGTTCGTCGCCGCGATCGCCGGCGACAGCATCGAGCGCGATCTGACGACGCTCCGACTCGGCGACGAGGCGATGGGCGCCGTCGGCGGGCTCGGTGGTAATGACGACTCCAGTGGCAGCGTGCCGAAGGAAAACCAGTGCGCCGCGACGACCGCGGACGGCGAGGCCTGCACCCGGCCGGCGCTGGGCGACAGCGAGTTCTGTCACGAGCACCACGACGACGCCGACGCGTCCGACGAGTAA
- a CDS encoding archaellin/type IV pilin N-terminal domain-containing protein, translated as MDITIPNLSRDTDRGQVGIETLIIFIAMILVAAIAASVLINTAGYLQNQASATSEDSEAQVSNQVLVLSSIGEIDTEYGPEMSSANVTFEFDNSSDVLRYVDDDQEYEFTSDRGDLLVNTSGDNATLTEASNFEAGDVYDLTNAPGGLADDDSINVTWVPSADDVDNVSWSLNISSVGEDATVNLKPTNGATVEYRVRSDTQISHVSMTVMQSPGANEIDLAGASVEYIGPDGEATLGYSETPALGAFTVNGTTDNDNTAPVLTSRQDRFTIGIELTDDEGQDLRYLQEGEEATIRIVTQSGSVATAVLNVPESLSSYDGSDAVEL; from the coding sequence ATGGATATTACAATTCCAAATCTTTCGAGAGATACTGACCGCGGTCAGGTCGGTATCGAGACCCTGATCATCTTCATTGCGATGATCCTGGTTGCGGCAATCGCAGCGAGCGTACTAATCAACACAGCGGGCTACCTGCAGAACCAGGCGTCCGCGACGAGCGAGGACTCCGAGGCGCAGGTGTCCAACCAAGTGCTCGTGCTGAGCTCGATCGGCGAGATCGACACGGAGTACGGCCCGGAGATGTCCTCTGCAAACGTCACCTTCGAGTTCGACAACAGCAGTGACGTCTTGCGATACGTCGACGACGACCAAGAATACGAGTTCACGTCTGATCGCGGTGACTTGCTGGTCAATACGTCAGGTGATAATGCCACTCTGACCGAGGCCAGCAACTTCGAGGCCGGCGACGTCTACGACCTCACTAACGCACCCGGTGGCCTCGCTGACGACGATTCGATCAACGTCACGTGGGTCCCGTCTGCTGATGACGTGGATAACGTGAGCTGGAGCCTCAACATCAGCAGCGTTGGCGAAGACGCGACTGTGAACCTGAAGCCGACCAACGGCGCCACTGTCGAGTACAGAGTCCGATCTGATACGCAGATCTCGCACGTCAGCATGACCGTCATGCAGTCGCCCGGTGCGAACGAGATCGACCTCGCAGGCGCATCCGTCGAGTACATCGGTCCCGACGGCGAGGCGACGCTGGGCTACAGCGAAACCCCTGCCCTCGGAGCGTTCACCGTCAACGGAACGACCGACAACGACAACACGGCACCCGTCCTGACCAGCCGTCAGGACCGGTTCACGATCGGCATCGAGCTGACTGACGACGAAGGACAGGACCTCCGCTACCTGCAGGAGGGCGAGGAGGCAACGATCCGCATCGTCACGCAGTCCGGTAGCGTGGCCACCGCGGTGCTGAACGTCCCCGAGTCGCTCAGCTCCTACGACGGCAGCGACGCGGTCGAACTGTAA
- a CDS encoding bacterio-opsin activator domain-containing protein, with the protein MTDRIHVLHLDDNERFLDVVSTFLEADNDDIDVTSETEAEAALDRLDGPERIDCVVSDYRMGPTDGVDFLRSVRERDPRLPFILYTGKGSEEVASEAITQGVTDYLQKKHTDQQYDLLANRIRNAVDRTRAERHLAEREQMLTGLHEGLRSLMRAATREEIADLAVDIADDVIGLPWIAVYLLDESAGVLRPVSYVADVKGFDDEPPTFIGGESLAWDAFVDGEARRHEDVQAHETVYTGETNLNSELSVPLGDHGVLLAGTTDDAELDDATAEFVEILGANGKAALDRAEREATLRERDRELERQNTQLKRLNRINTVIRDIDQALVKASTRAEIEQEVCERLVDIDPYAFAWIGGYSDINETIRPRAKGGDEQQYLGNINLDGTDNPVQQTLQDAETQVVQNIFEDDRIGSWRKEALKCGFRSVATVPLVYEGAVYGVLQIYADRLDTFDEETESVLSELGETIGYAINAIDRKEALMTDSVVQVEFRVPDADDFLYDLSADTASNVDLRTILPQSDGSHLIFYSIADTDPDDVIEFAESASGVSDARLISKRNGTALFECRTANDTIATTVADHGGVPRTVRADPNGGRVVVDLPEVAEVRSFAERITSAYPSVEFVARRERTSAARSKRSFREQLDDHLTDRQREVLEAAYFSGYFEWPREKTGEEIAEALGVAPPTFNQHLRAGERKLFETLFEPDAHDKA; encoded by the coding sequence ATGACGGATAGGATTCACGTGCTGCATCTCGACGACAACGAGCGGTTTCTCGACGTCGTTTCTACGTTTCTGGAGGCTGACAACGACGATATCGACGTGACATCGGAGACAGAGGCCGAGGCGGCGCTCGATCGGCTCGACGGCCCCGAGCGCATCGACTGCGTCGTCAGCGACTATCGGATGGGACCGACAGACGGGGTTGACTTCCTGCGCTCGGTCCGGGAACGCGATCCTCGGCTTCCGTTCATTCTCTATACCGGCAAGGGTAGCGAGGAGGTCGCAAGCGAGGCGATCACACAGGGCGTCACCGACTACCTTCAAAAGAAACACACCGATCAGCAGTACGACCTGCTGGCCAACAGAATCAGGAACGCGGTCGACCGGACGCGAGCAGAGCGTCACCTCGCCGAGCGCGAGCAGATGCTGACAGGGCTCCACGAGGGACTGCGCTCGCTGATGCGAGCGGCCACGCGCGAGGAGATCGCGGATCTGGCGGTCGACATCGCCGACGACGTGATCGGACTGCCGTGGATCGCGGTCTACCTGCTCGACGAGTCAGCCGGCGTGTTGCGCCCAGTGTCATACGTCGCCGACGTGAAGGGGTTCGACGACGAGCCGCCGACGTTCATCGGCGGTGAGAGTTTAGCTTGGGACGCGTTTGTCGACGGTGAGGCGCGTCGTCACGAGGACGTGCAAGCCCACGAGACGGTCTACACCGGAGAGACGAATCTCAACAGCGAGTTGAGTGTCCCGCTCGGCGACCACGGCGTCTTGCTCGCGGGGACGACCGACGATGCCGAACTGGACGATGCCACAGCGGAGTTTGTCGAGATTCTCGGCGCCAACGGCAAGGCGGCGCTCGACCGCGCCGAGCGCGAGGCGACGCTGCGCGAACGCGACCGCGAACTCGAACGCCAGAACACACAGCTCAAGCGTCTCAACCGGATCAACACGGTGATCCGCGACATCGATCAGGCGCTGGTGAAGGCGTCGACCCGCGCCGAGATCGAACAGGAGGTCTGCGAGCGACTGGTCGATATCGACCCCTACGCGTTCGCGTGGATCGGCGGCTACAGCGACATCAACGAGACGATCCGGCCGCGTGCGAAAGGTGGCGACGAGCAGCAGTATCTCGGAAATATCAACCTCGACGGCACCGACAACCCGGTCCAGCAGACGCTGCAAGACGCCGAAACGCAGGTCGTCCAGAACATCTTCGAGGACGACCGAATCGGGAGTTGGCGAAAAGAGGCGCTGAAGTGTGGCTTCCGGTCGGTTGCGACCGTTCCACTGGTGTATGAAGGGGCGGTCTACGGCGTCTTGCAGATCTACGCCGACAGGCTGGACACATTCGACGAGGAGACCGAGAGCGTGCTCTCGGAACTGGGTGAGACGATCGGCTACGCGATCAACGCGATCGACCGGAAGGAGGCGCTGATGACCGACAGCGTCGTGCAGGTGGAGTTTCGGGTGCCCGACGCCGACGACTTCCTGTACGACCTGTCGGCAGACACCGCAAGCAACGTCGACCTGCGGACGATCCTCCCCCAGTCAGACGGCAGTCACCTCATTTTCTACTCGATCGCCGACACCGATCCCGACGACGTAATCGAGTTCGCGGAGAGCGCCAGCGGCGTCTCGGACGCCCGCTTGATCAGCAAGCGCAACGGCACCGCCTTGTTCGAGTGTCGGACCGCCAACGACACCATTGCGACGACCGTCGCCGACCACGGCGGCGTCCCGCGGACGGTGCGAGCCGACCCGAACGGCGGCCGCGTCGTCGTCGACCTCCCGGAGGTCGCGGAAGTGCGCTCGTTCGCCGAGCGGATCACCTCGGCGTACCCCTCGGTGGAGTTCGTCGCCCGGCGCGAACGTACCAGCGCCGCCCGGAGCAAGCGGTCGTTCCGCGAGCAGTTGGACGATCACCTCACGGATCGCCAGCGCGAGGTGCTGGAGGCGGCGTACTTCTCTGGCTACTTCGAGTGGCCCCGCGAGAAAACCGGGGAGGAGATCGCCGAGGCTCTCGGCGTCGCGCCGCCGACGTTCAACCAGCACCTCCGAGCCGGCGAGCGAAAGCTCTTCGAGACGCTGTTCGAACCCGACGCCCACGACAAGGCGTAG
- a CDS encoding potassium channel family protein, producing MTEWLRRAVGSIGAVGLIVVAYAAIYQFGMAQFEGEMVGFVHSIQVVVESLTTAGYGGDSPWESALMNAFVVTMNLTGVLLVFFAVPVFVVPLIEDAIETEVPTSIDETGHVVICGHTSISESLRTELDAIDVPYVFVVEDHDHARDLHTEGWPVVVGDPTATRTLESVSLTDAQALIANVDDEVNASIVLAARQVAPDRRIVSVVEDQDTHEYHEYAGADSVIQPRKVLGESLARKATTSLSTELDDAVELDDDLAVAELRIHQGSDVAGKTLGEAEIRERFGVNVIGSWHSGEFLPAPNADRRLDENTILVGAGHRDDLAALKSQTITSGGKRRGHIVLVGSGVVGQTAASAIRDTGREVVVVDWDAETGADVVGDARDRETYVEADIEDAAAVVLALGDDTASVFASLVLEQVAPDVEVNARANEDDNVPKLYRAGSDYVVSLSSVTGRMLATNLLDEEVLTPESQLELIRTNAPNLAGRTLGDADVRAETGATVVAVERDGEMNADLGPAFEIRQDDVLLVAGDDEAIAEFSDLAGVSAIEQVAHGEDTTRPWEDD from the coding sequence ATGACCGAGTGGCTTCGTCGCGCTGTCGGGTCGATCGGTGCCGTCGGGTTGATCGTCGTCGCCTACGCGGCGATCTACCAGTTCGGGATGGCTCAGTTCGAGGGGGAGATGGTCGGCTTCGTCCACTCGATTCAGGTCGTCGTCGAATCGCTGACTACTGCGGGATACGGCGGCGACTCGCCGTGGGAAAGTGCGCTGATGAACGCATTCGTCGTCACGATGAACCTCACCGGCGTGTTGCTCGTCTTCTTCGCGGTTCCGGTGTTCGTGGTCCCGCTGATCGAAGACGCCATCGAGACTGAGGTGCCGACCTCGATCGACGAGACGGGCCACGTCGTGATCTGCGGGCACACCTCGATCAGCGAGTCGCTGCGGACCGAACTGGACGCCATCGACGTACCGTACGTGTTCGTCGTCGAGGACCACGACCACGCCAGAGACCTCCACACCGAGGGCTGGCCGGTCGTCGTCGGCGACCCGACCGCGACGCGGACGCTCGAATCGGTGAGTCTCACCGACGCGCAGGCGTTGATCGCCAACGTCGACGACGAGGTCAACGCCAGCATCGTGCTGGCGGCGCGTCAGGTCGCGCCCGACAGGCGGATCGTGAGCGTCGTCGAAGACCAAGACACCCACGAGTACCACGAGTACGCGGGCGCCGACAGCGTCATCCAGCCCCGCAAAGTGCTCGGCGAGAGCCTCGCGCGCAAGGCGACGACCTCGCTGTCGACCGAACTCGACGACGCCGTCGAACTGGACGACGATCTGGCGGTCGCCGAGTTACGCATCCATCAGGGAAGCGACGTGGCCGGCAAGACGCTCGGCGAGGCCGAAATCCGCGAACGCTTCGGCGTCAACGTGATCGGCAGTTGGCACAGCGGGGAGTTCCTGCCGGCGCCGAACGCCGACCGGCGTCTCGACGAGAACACGATCCTCGTCGGTGCGGGCCACCGAGACGACCTCGCGGCGCTCAAGAGCCAAACGATCACGTCGGGTGGCAAACGCCGCGGCCACATCGTCCTCGTCGGCAGCGGCGTCGTGGGCCAGACCGCGGCGAGTGCGATCCGGGACACTGGCCGGGAGGTCGTCGTCGTCGACTGGGACGCCGAGACGGGCGCCGATGTCGTCGGCGACGCCCGGGACCGCGAGACCTACGTCGAGGCCGACATCGAGGACGCCGCCGCCGTCGTGCTGGCGCTTGGCGACGACACGGCGTCGGTGTTTGCCTCGCTCGTGCTCGAACAGGTCGCGCCGGACGTGGAAGTGAACGCCCGCGCGAACGAGGACGACAACGTCCCGAAGCTCTACCGGGCTGGTTCGGACTACGTCGTCTCGCTCTCGTCGGTGACCGGGCGGATGCTGGCGACGAACCTGCTCGACGAGGAGGTGCTGACGCCCGAATCCCAACTGGAGCTGATCCGGACGAACGCGCCGAACCTCGCCGGCCGAACGCTCGGCGATGCCGACGTTCGGGCCGAGACCGGCGCGACGGTCGTGGCGGTCGAGCGCGACGGCGAGATGAACGCGGACCTCGGTCCGGCGTTCGAAATCCGACAGGACGACGTGTTGCTCGTTGCAGGTGACGACGAGGCCATCGCCGAGTTCTCCGATCTCGCTGGCGTCTCCGCGATCGAGCAAGTCGCACACGGCGAGGACACGACCCGGCCGTGGGAGGACGACTGA
- the bioB gene encoding biotin synthase BioB: MVYETGNRTVDDAVRRVLDGERLDRRDGLALIAQPVGDLAPAADYVRSELGDDTVDACSIVNAKAGNCAEDCGFCAQSVHFDTGIDNYGFLGPEKVLEAAKRAERDGAQRFGIVVAEKGVSKERRPDEWDDVIEAIRLVRDETDVEVDASLGILTDEEAEILAEEGLNHYNHNIETSPRFFPEIVDSHSFEDRVATLEVAKEAGMDLCAGVILGMGETPTDRVDAAVALQEIGVSSLPVNVLNPVAGTPLADRLDGTADITTEEIVKTVAVYRLLHPEARVRLTGGREVNLDADEQHLPFEAGADGILTGDYLTTGGQSPGEDIEAIERAGLEPNTQVNEFDPEAVKARGDDTATDDGSATDPDDAAVGVDTAAGTATSEATDD, encoded by the coding sequence GTGGTTTACGAAACAGGAAACCGAACGGTCGACGACGCCGTCCGTCGCGTGCTCGACGGGGAGCGCCTCGACCGCCGGGACGGACTCGCGCTGATCGCCCAGCCGGTCGGCGACCTCGCACCGGCGGCCGACTACGTCCGGTCGGAACTGGGCGACGACACGGTCGACGCCTGCAGCATCGTCAACGCCAAGGCGGGCAACTGCGCCGAGGACTGTGGGTTCTGTGCCCAGTCGGTCCACTTCGACACCGGGATCGACAACTACGGCTTTCTCGGTCCCGAGAAAGTGCTCGAAGCCGCCAAGCGCGCCGAGCGCGACGGCGCCCAGCGCTTTGGCATCGTCGTCGCGGAGAAAGGTGTCTCGAAGGAGCGCCGCCCCGACGAGTGGGACGACGTGATCGAGGCGATCCGGCTCGTCCGCGATGAGACCGACGTGGAGGTCGACGCCAGCCTCGGCATCCTCACCGACGAGGAAGCCGAGATCTTGGCCGAGGAGGGGCTGAATCACTACAATCACAACATCGAAACCTCGCCCCGATTCTTCCCCGAGATCGTAGACAGCCACAGCTTCGAGGACCGCGTCGCCACCCTCGAAGTCGCCAAAGAGGCCGGGATGGACCTCTGTGCCGGCGTCATCCTCGGGATGGGCGAGACGCCGACCGACCGGGTCGACGCCGCCGTCGCCCTGCAAGAGATCGGCGTCTCCTCGCTTCCGGTGAACGTGTTGAACCCGGTCGCCGGGACGCCGTTGGCCGATCGGCTGGACGGGACGGCCGACATCACCACCGAGGAGATCGTCAAGACGGTCGCCGTCTACCGACTGCTCCACCCCGAGGCTCGCGTCCGGCTCACAGGCGGCCGCGAGGTCAACCTCGACGCCGACGAGCAGCATCTGCCGTTTGAGGCGGGCGCCGACGGCATCCTCACGGGCGATTATCTCACCACCGGCGGCCAGTCACCGGGCGAGGACATCGAGGCGATCGAGCGGGCGGGACTGGAGCCAAACACCCAGGTGAACGAGTTCGACCCCGAGGCGGTGAAAGCTCGGGGCGACGACACCGCGACGGACGACGGCTCCGCGACGGATCCCGACGACGCCGCAGTCGGCGTCGACACCGCGGCGGGAACGGCGACGAGCGAAGCGACCGACGATTAG
- a CDS encoding transcriptional regulator, translated as MNEIDFAVLGTGGIGRRTLEVSQHKEQLRPVAACDRNGIALDRDGLDVEELLDATEGNIAGDGRGDTDGPDAATDGGVATDSGGVKQTGEGAGIVASEQGEPTATPIDDVIAVAEDLDAVLIALPNLEHDFIPRIADRFADAGYSGVLIDVLKRSRVIGMLDERAETFEEAGLTFVCGAGATPGFLTGAAALAAQSFVEVHEIDIWWGVGLKSGYKDNRGTVREDIAHLDGYDIETARDLSDDEIEEIVEAHDGVLEFHDMEHADDVLLERAGICDAEDVTVGGVLDVRSDEKPTTTTVTVTGTTFDGERATNTFELGDETSMAANVNGPALGYLQSAVRRNRAGEYGVFGPAELMPGF; from the coding sequence ATGAACGAGATCGACTTTGCGGTACTGGGAACCGGCGGCATCGGACGACGAACGCTCGAAGTGAGCCAGCACAAAGAGCAGCTGCGGCCCGTCGCGGCCTGCGATCGCAACGGCATTGCCCTAGACCGCGACGGCCTCGATGTCGAGGAGTTGCTGGACGCGACGGAAGGAAACATCGCGGGCGACGGGCGCGGTGACACGGACGGCCCGGACGCGGCGACCGACGGCGGCGTCGCCACCGACAGCGGCGGCGTCAAGCAGACCGGCGAGGGCGCCGGCATCGTCGCCTCCGAGCAGGGCGAGCCGACGGCGACGCCGATCGACGACGTGATCGCGGTCGCCGAGGACCTCGACGCCGTGCTCATCGCGCTGCCGAACCTCGAACACGACTTCATCCCGCGGATCGCAGACCGGTTTGCCGACGCGGGCTACTCCGGCGTCCTGATCGACGTGCTCAAGCGTTCGCGGGTGATCGGCATGCTCGACGAGCGCGCCGAGACGTTCGAGGAGGCGGGACTGACGTTCGTCTGTGGCGCCGGCGCGACGCCGGGATTTCTGACTGGCGCGGCCGCGCTCGCGGCCCAGTCGTTCGTCGAGGTACACGAGATCGACATCTGGTGGGGCGTCGGGCTGAAATCAGGCTACAAGGACAACCGCGGGACGGTCCGGGAGGACATCGCCCACCTCGACGGCTACGACATCGAGACGGCGCGAGACCTCAGCGACGACGAGATCGAGGAGATCGTCGAGGCCCACGACGGCGTGCTGGAGTTCCACGACATGGAACACGCAGACGACGTGCTGTTGGAGCGGGCGGGGATCTGTGACGCCGAGGACGTGACCGTCGGCGGCGTCCTCGACGTTCGGTCCGACGAGAAACCGACGACGACCACCGTCACGGTGACGGGCACGACCTTCGACGGCGAGCGCGCGACCAACACGTTCGAGTTGGGCGACGAGACGAGCATGGCCGCGAACGTCAACGGGCCGGCGCTCGGCTACCTGCAATCAGCCGTCCGGCGCAACCGCGCCGGCGAGTACGGCGTGTTCGGGCCCGCCGAGTTGATGCCAGGGTTCTGA
- a CDS encoding outer membrane protein assembly factor BamB family protein — protein MKRRSFLTRCCGVGLGLVGLGTAGVASSVAAPGDSVWSVEMNGSFGGPPTIVDGTVYAGSDNPPDMPTETMYALDAETGDEQWSTAVPTIDNSPTVVDGTVYVDARSGVRALDAATGEQLWDRPLGGAVETSPTVADGTVYVGHANTVVALDAETGDHLWEFRTEELGAGTPTVVGGTVYVGSSPNVKDSEDRGVFAIDAETGEERWQHRTASYVDAAPTVAGGSVFVGDTAGNLYRIDAESGQQQWNAGTSDGVYDMVTVADGIVCAPSFDGTLHGFDLGGDQQWSKQLDGQIGSPPTIAGGSSSASTAYVTTDAGKLYALDLQSGEIHWETGTANATPTGPTVVDGVAYLGGDEMYLEAIELEGGSSIGSRVRLGTLGHTSSWTGGPVALGDVDAGGDGGQSDEPEPVQPEDVEGGGDDEASDSASDDGDTSEFDSSEDETEPGGETGSNGSGGGGASGSDSGTPGFGVPAAIAAVGGASYALGRSTDDGDAEDAAE, from the coding sequence ATGAAACGCCGATCCTTCCTGACGCGGTGTTGTGGCGTGGGACTGGGACTCGTCGGCCTCGGGACGGCGGGCGTGGCGAGCAGTGTCGCTGCCCCCGGCGATAGCGTCTGGTCCGTCGAGATGAACGGATCCTTCGGCGGTCCGCCGACGATCGTCGACGGCACGGTGTACGCCGGCAGCGACAACCCGCCGGACATGCCTACTGAAACGATGTACGCGCTGGACGCCGAGACCGGTGACGAACAGTGGTCGACAGCGGTCCCTACCATCGACAACTCTCCCACCGTCGTCGATGGTACAGTGTACGTCGACGCCAGGTCCGGCGTCCGTGCGCTCGACGCCGCGACCGGCGAGCAGTTGTGGGACCGGCCCCTCGGCGGGGCCGTCGAGACATCGCCGACAGTCGCCGACGGCACCGTCTACGTCGGCCACGCGAACACCGTGGTCGCGCTCGACGCCGAAACCGGCGACCATCTGTGGGAGTTCCGAACTGAGGAGCTGGGCGCGGGCACGCCGACAGTCGTCGGCGGCACCGTCTACGTCGGGAGCTCGCCGAACGTGAAAGACAGCGAGGACAGAGGCGTCTTCGCCATCGACGCCGAAACCGGGGAGGAGCGCTGGCAGCACCGGACAGCCAGCTACGTCGATGCAGCCCCGACGGTCGCCGGCGGCTCGGTGTTCGTCGGCGATACGGCCGGGAATCTCTACCGGATCGACGCCGAAAGCGGACAGCAACAGTGGAACGCCGGAACGAGCGACGGTGTGTACGACATGGTAACCGTCGCGGACGGCATCGTCTGTGCGCCGTCGTTCGACGGGACGCTCCACGGCTTCGACCTCGGCGGCGACCAGCAGTGGAGTAAGCAACTCGACGGACAGATCGGCTCCCCGCCGACGATCGCAGGCGGCTCGTCGAGCGCCAGCACCGCCTACGTCACCACGGACGCGGGCAAACTCTACGCCCTCGACCTCCAGAGCGGCGAGATCCACTGGGAGACCGGGACGGCCAACGCGACGCCGACCGGCCCGACGGTCGTCGACGGCGTCGCCTACCTCGGCGGCGACGAGATGTACCTCGAAGCGATCGAACTCGAGGGGGGATCGAGCATCGGCTCGCGCGTCCGGCTCGGAACGCTCGGCCACACGTCGTCGTGGACCGGCGGCCCGGTCGCCCTCGGCGACGTGGACGCCGGCGGGGACGGCGGTCAGTCGGACGAACCGGAGCCCGTGCAACCCGAAGACGTCGAGGGTGGAGGCGACGACGAAGCGAGCGATTCGGCATCGGACGACGGCGACACGTCCGAATTCGATTCGAGCGAAGACGAAACCGAGCCCGGCGGCGAAACCGGATCGAACGGGTCCGGCGGTGGCGGGGCGTCCGGATCCGACAGCGGCACGCCGGGCTTTGGCGTCCCGGCTGCCATCGCGGCGGTCGGCGGTGCGAGCTATGCGCTCGGGCGGTCGACCGACGACGGCGATGCCGAAGACGCCGCGGAGTAA